From Nitrosopumilus zosterae, the proteins below share one genomic window:
- a CDS encoding transcriptional regulator, which produces MGGIDRLISNALLSEIKKKMDLELLHKVERELFLEHGMSIKLSIEHFQKFTSVLKKNSSLDVSKFERDCLDKIIRIKESNEKYFVTIINPILSDSILELFGEYDSRCIITTLLDKEYTIPQILKESKAPKTSGYRKIENMMINGLIVETGKVLSESKKISKLQCVFQEINLDIKKGKTVVNGIIPKKIMEKSSSVKSILQTLE; this is translated from the coding sequence ATGGGAGGAATTGACAGATTAATTTCAAATGCTTTACTATCTGAAATTAAGAAAAAAATGGATTTGGAACTGCTCCATAAGGTTGAACGTGAATTATTTTTAGAACATGGAATGTCCATAAAGCTTTCAATTGAACATTTTCAAAAATTTACAAGTGTTCTCAAAAAAAATTCAAGTCTAGATGTTTCTAAATTTGAAAGAGATTGTCTAGATAAAATCATCAGAATAAAAGAATCAAATGAAAAATATTTTGTAACTATAATCAACCCAATTTTATCAGATTCAATATTAGAATTGTTCGGAGAATATGACTCAAGATGTATTATTACAACTCTTTTAGATAAAGAATATACAATTCCACAAATCCTTAAAGAATCTAAAGCGCCAAAAACTTCAGGATATAGAAAGATTGAAAATATGATGATCAACGGGTTGATTGTTGAAACTGGAAAAGTTCTAAGTGAAAGTAAAAAAATATCTAAGCTTCAATGTGTTTTTCAAGAAATTAATTTAGATATTAAAAAGGGAAAAACTGTTGTAAATGGAATAATACCAAAGAAAATTATGGAAAAAAGTTCTAGTGTAAAATCAATACTTCAAACATTAGAATAA
- a CDS encoding response regulator, which produces MSKSVIVIDDDEDTVRLFTEFLEERGVNVVGNGFNGTSAVKLFKETNPDVVLIDLNMPNGSGYYAIKKIQEVNPKARIVAVSADSNYTTEEKLEKLNIPLIQKPFKMDQVISIIND; this is translated from the coding sequence ATGTCCAAATCAGTAATTGTGATTGATGATGATGAGGATACTGTTAGACTATTTACTGAATTTCTTGAAGAAAGGGGAGTAAATGTTGTCGGAAATGGGTTTAATGGAACCTCTGCTGTTAAGCTATTCAAGGAAACTAATCCTGATGTAGTTCTAATAGATCTAAACATGCCTAACGGGAGTGGTTATTACGCAATTAAAAAAATTCAAGAAGTTAATCCCAAGGCACGGATTGTTGCTGTTTCTGCAGACAGTAATTACACTACGGAGGAAAAATTGGAAAAACTTAACATACCTCTTATTCAGAAACCATTCAAAATGGATCAAGTAATTTCAATCATAAATGATTGA